The nucleotide sequence TTACCCGGGTGAGGTGGAGTTCGGGTTAACGAATGCATATACCGGAAAAGTGGAGTATAAAAGTGCGCATACGATGACAAAAACATGTGATATTTTGCAGGCAACATGTGCAATTCCTGTACTGTTCCCTGAGATTAAAATTGACAATGTTCCATATTATGATGGGGGATTATCCGATTCGATTCCAATTAAACGTGCGATTGAAAAAGGATATAATAAGCATTTACTGATTTTGACGAGGGAACCGGGCTATATAAAAAGTGCCTCAAAAACGAATCAGTGGGCGACGAAGCTTTTTCAAAAACGCTATCCAAGACTCGCGGCTGCAATGAGACATCGTGCGGATATGTATAATGAAACAATGCAATATATTGCTCAAAAAGAGATAGATCAGGAAGCGTTTATTTTTAAACCGGACCGTGCAATAAAAAGTTTTGAAAGCAAAGTCGATCAAATGAAAGCCAATTATGAGGTCGGCTATGAACAGGCACAAAAGCAAATGCCTGAGTTGAAGGCATTTTTGGGCATTATATAAAGATAAAGCATAATACTGCGATAGTTTAATATAGAATATACTTGCAAAAACGAGTGGAATTATATTAAAATAAAGCTAAGAACATTAAATTAAATAAAAAGTGCAAGACAAGGTGGAGCCATAGTCAACTATGGCACCGCCTTGTCTTTTTTGCATTGAAAGGGGAAATTTATGTTTATTTTACAAATTGTGCTAGTATTATTTGCAACAAAACTCGCCGGACATCTTGCTGCGAGAATTGGGCAACCATCTGTACTTGGAAAAATAATCGTAGGTATTATTCTAGGGCCTGCGCTGCTCGGTTGGGTTCACGATACTGAACTTTTAACCGTATTCAGTCAAATAGGTGTTTTACTGTTAATGTTTTTAGCGGGTCTTGAAACCGACCTGCAGGAAATGAATAGAAACAAAAAAGCGGCAATCTATGTTGCGTTAGGTGGTATTCTCCTGCCTATTATTTTAGGTTATGCAGGGTCGCAATATTACGGATTATCTGTAGGGGAATCCATTTTTATTGGATTATTACTTTCTGCTACATCTGTCAGTATTTCGGTACAGGCATTAAGGGAGCTTGGTTGGCTGAATAGTAAAGAAGGGTCAACATTACTTGGAGCTGCGGTATTGGATGATATTGTAGTAGTAATTTTAATCGCGATTGCGATGAGTTTCTTTGCCGGTTCAGACACGAATATCGGAGTATTAATCGGTAAGAAAGTATTATTCTTCGCTATACTGATTGTGCTTGCTAAATGGTTTATTCCACACTTTATAAGAATATTTAAGAAATTTAGAGTTACTGAATCAATATTGAGTGCGGGCTTGATTATTTGTTTTGGTTTATCATATTTTGCGGAATTTCTAGGTATCGCCGGTATTATTGGTGCTTTCTTTGCCGGGATTGCGATTGCACAAACAGAATTTAAAGATGAAATTGAGCATAAGGTTGAGCCGATTGCATATGGGATTTTTGTTCCATTCTTCTTTGTCAGTATCGGATTAGCCGTTTCATTCGATGGAATTGGAGATCAAATTGGGTTTATAATCGTATTTTCAATTATTGCGGTTGTATCCAAATTCATTGGTTCAGGGTTAGGTGCGAAATTAGCTGGTTTCAATACGAAATCATCAATGGGCGTCGGTGCTGGAATGGTCTCCCGAGGCGAGGTTGCACTAATATTAGCTGCAATGGGACTTGAAGGAGGGCTTCTTCCGGGTAATTATTATACGTCGATTATTATCGTAATTATTGTAACAACAATTGTGACACCGCCTCTGTTAAAAGCAATTTTCGGGAAGAGAATAGTCGTTTAAATTGAATGATTTAGATTAGAAAAGATAGGCGCATTTTCATGAGCCTATCTTTTCTTACGCTTTTTTTACTTTAATCCGATGGTATAGAGACATAAACAATGTAATGAAAGTTACAAAGACGGTTGCACCAATAACTGCAGCGGCTGCAATTTGTACTGCTTTTAAATCGGATTCCATTATTGCGAAAAATGCGACAACGACTGCAACAGCGGGCAGCAGCTTTGTAAGTATTACAAGCCCATTTTTATTTTCGGCTTTCCATTGGTTCCCGTATGAAGTCAGTGCAGTCCACAGTAACGGTATCGTAAGTACTGTCAGTAAAAGGGCTAAACTAAAGAAGAGTGTGTGTATGCTGCCAGTTGTTTGTACTGAAATCAACCAAGAAATGATTGTACCTGGAACAAGTGCCATCATAGCAAGTTTCAGTGGCTTTGTTTGGTTTTTATATTTTTCAATTGTTGTATGGCGATCCGTGTAAATTGGCTTCGTATCGGATGCAGCACGAAAAAGATGGATATCACCTGAGGAATCCACAAGTGACCAGCCGACATCTTTAAAGAGCTCAAAGTATTCTTCAGAATCATTATCCAGTGTACGATAATCAATACTGTATATATAATCGGCACTTTCGCCTTGCTCGAGCGTATAGCCTAAAAATGAAAATTTACGGACGTGCCAACCTTCAGATGAAAGTTTTCGCAGTTTCTCCATATCTCTTTGTTCTGAAAAGGCTAATCCACCAGACATCATATACTTCGTTTTACTCATCCTTTTTCCCCCAGTCCTTTTTCAGCTAACTGAATCATCAGCTTTCGAATTTTTAAATCTTCTGCTAAAACATTTTTGCCTTTTTGCGTCAGTAAGTACACTTTGCGCCTTGAATCGGAATCGTCGTATAAATAAATCCATTCGTTTTGTAAAAGCTTTTTTATAATCGTATACATGGAAGCCGGACCGATTGAAATAATGCCGTTTGATGTTTCTTCAATTAAATTCATAATGGCGTATCCGTGTTGAGGCGTCGTTAATGCTGCCATAATATGAAACATGGAATCGGTCAATTGTTCATTGTTTTTCACTATGTCACCTCCTGATATATCATTAAGTGATATATATGTCTAAAAACAATATATCACTTTGTGATATACATGTAAACTGAATTATCGAATAATTCAGCGAGGAAAATAAGACGCGAAAATAAAAAACCTGCTCAATTTAAAACTGAGCAGGCGAATAATTCTATTTATTGTTAAGTTTTGTAATTGTAATATTCAACCACCCAAAAATAATTGTGATGACAGGACTTAACAGACAAAAGAAAGCGAATGGTAAATAGTCAATGACAGGAACATTCAATGTTGAAGCAATGAACAGACCGCATACACTCCAAGGAACGATCGGGTTGATGACAGTACCTGCATCTTCAATTGTACGGGCCAAATTTTTCGGATGAAGTTGTAATGCTTTGAATTTTTCTTTAAACGCTTCTCCTGTTAATAACAGCGATAAATACTGCTCACCAATCGTTACATTAATACCGATTGCGGTAAAAGCGGTTCCCGTAATTACCGAACCGATTGATTTCAGCTGGTTTTGAAGCGCCTGCAGCAATGTCTGGATAATGCCGAGTGTAAAGAGCAATCCGCCCATTGAAAGGGACAGGACAATCAAAATAATCGTAAACAGCATACTGTTCATTCCACCTCGTGACAGCAATGAATCAATTGCTTCGACTCCGGTCTCCATTGAATAGCCGTTATATAAAATACTGAACAGTTCGTTCAATGGAATTGAGCTGTGGAAGTACGATAGCACAATACCTGAAATAGCACTAATCGCCAATGTAGCAAGGCTTGGCAATTTAAAAATCGTGCAGACAATCAGAACGATGAGTGGAATAACCGCATACCAATGAATTAAATTCGTCGCAAGCAGTGTTTCTTTAAAGCTTGTAATAAGCTCCGTGTCCATTTTCTGACTGCTTGGAGAAATTATAGCATAGACAATGAGTGAAATGATGAATGCAGGTATTGTAGTGTACATCATATTTCTAATATGCGTAAATAAATCGATGCCGGCAACGGTCGCAGCCAAGTTTGTCGTATCGGACAACGGGGACATTTTATCCCCAAAAAAGGCACCGGAAACAATTGCTCCTGCTGTAATTGCAAGTGAAGCATCTATAGAACTCGCAACCCCCAGCATCGCAACACCAACTGTTGCAACGGTAGTAAGCGAGCTGCCGATCGCTGTGCCGATAATGCTTGTAATAAGGAAGACAACCGCATAAAAAAAGCTCGCAGTAATGATTGAGAGACCTATATACAGTAGTGTAGGTATTGTCCCGCTTATTAACCAACTGCTGATTAAAACACCGATCAACAGAAAAATATAAACTGCGCCGATACTTGTTGAAACAGAAGCGATCATACTTTGCTCCATGATTCGGTACGGTACTTTTCGCAGAACACCATACATGAACAGGACAATTATAGCTATGAAAATCGGAATATGTGGCACACTGCCTAGTTTCATAATGCTATAGGAGATAAGTGCAATAATAAATAAAATTAAAATAAGAGCTTCAATAAAATGTGGTTTTAAATGTTGTTTTGCATTCATGATGACTAGACCTCGCTATTTAGTTTCACGCTTCAACGCGTTGAAGTACAAAAGTAAGTGTAGCATTTTATTTAAAAAAAGGGAAGGGGGTAAAATAAAAGGACATACCGGATAGTCCGGAATGTCCCTGTAATAGTTGATGAAAGGCATTTAGAAATTGAAATTATTCAGCAAGCATAATCTTTTCTAAATGTAATGGTTCAATATATGTATCGCCTTTGTATGCACGCATATTACCGCCTGAAATTTCATCAATGAGTAAAATTTCGCCTGTTTTTGCATCGCGGCCAAATTCCAATTTAATATCATAAAGCGTTAATCCTTTTTTCTCTAACTCTGCGGCAACGAACTTTGAAATTTCGATTGTGCGTTGTTTCAAAATTGCATATTCCTCATGAGTTAAAATACCAAGCATTGAAAGCGCATCTTCTGAAATAGGAGGATCCAGGCGTTCATCATCCTTAATCGTTACTTCAACAAATGAATCCAAATCCTGACCTTCTGTTGCATAAGCACCATAGCGGCGTAAAAAAGATCCGACTGCTTTAAAACGGCAAATAACTTCCAAACCTTTACCGAAAACAGTTGCTGGTTTAACCGTCATTGTCGCTTCATCAAAATTTGCCTCAACATAATGTGTCGGTACATTTAATGCGTTTAATTTAGAATAAAAGAAAGAAGTTAGTTTCAATCCGGCAAGGCCAGCACCATCAATTGTTAAACCGACTGTGTTTGCACCTGGATCAAAAACCCCGTTTTCTCCAGTTACGTCATCTTTAAATTTCAGTAAATATAGTTCGTTTTCAAGTTTAAATACATCTTTTGTTTTACCTGTATACATTAATTCCATGTGAGATACCTCCAAAAGTAATTTCAAATTTATTATAACACGAATAATTTTATGATAATAATATAA is from Solibacillus isronensis and encodes:
- a CDS encoding cation:proton antiporter produces the protein MFILQIVLVLFATKLAGHLAARIGQPSVLGKIIVGIILGPALLGWVHDTELLTVFSQIGVLLLMFLAGLETDLQEMNRNKKAAIYVALGGILLPIILGYAGSQYYGLSVGESIFIGLLLSATSVSISVQALRELGWLNSKEGSTLLGAAVLDDIVVVILIAIAMSFFAGSDTNIGVLIGKKVLFFAILIVLAKWFIPHFIRIFKKFRVTESILSAGLIICFGLSYFAEFLGIAGIIGAFFAGIAIAQTEFKDEIEHKVEPIAYGIFVPFFFVSIGLAVSFDGIGDQIGFIIVFSIIAVVSKFIGSGLGAKLAGFNTKSSMGVGAGMVSRGEVALILAAMGLEGGLLPGNYYTSIIIVIIVTTIVTPPLLKAIFGKRIVV
- the nhaC gene encoding Na+/H+ antiporter NhaC; this encodes MNAKQHLKPHFIEALILILFIIALISYSIMKLGSVPHIPIFIAIIVLFMYGVLRKVPYRIMEQSMIASVSTSIGAVYIFLLIGVLISSWLISGTIPTLLYIGLSIITASFFYAVVFLITSIIGTAIGSSLTTVATVGVAMLGVASSIDASLAITAGAIVSGAFFGDKMSPLSDTTNLAATVAGIDLFTHIRNMMYTTIPAFIISLIVYAIISPSSQKMDTELITSFKETLLATNLIHWYAVIPLIVLIVCTIFKLPSLATLAISAISGIVLSYFHSSIPLNELFSILYNGYSMETGVEAIDSLLSRGGMNSMLFTIILIVLSLSMGGLLFTLGIIQTLLQALQNQLKSIGSVITGTAFTAIGINVTIGEQYLSLLLTGEAFKEKFKALQLHPKNLARTIEDAGTVINPIVPWSVCGLFIASTLNVPVIDYLPFAFFCLLSPVITIIFGWLNITITKLNNK
- a CDS encoding phosphoribosylaminoimidazolesuccinocarboxamide synthase is translated as MELMYTGKTKDVFKLENELYLLKFKDDVTGENGVFDPGANTVGLTIDGAGLAGLKLTSFFYSKLNALNVPTHYVEANFDEATMTVKPATVFGKGLEVICRFKAVGSFLRRYGAYATEGQDLDSFVEVTIKDDERLDPPISEDALSMLGILTHEEYAILKQRTIEISKFVAAELEKKGLTLYDIKLEFGRDAKTGEILLIDEISGGNMRAYKGDTYIEPLHLEKIMLAE
- a CDS encoding DUF2812 domain-containing protein, which produces MSKTKYMMSGGLAFSEQRDMEKLRKLSSEGWHVRKFSFLGYTLEQGESADYIYSIDYRTLDNDSEEYFELFKDVGWSLVDSSGDIHLFRAASDTKPIYTDRHTTIEKYKNQTKPLKLAMMALVPGTIISWLISVQTTGSIHTLFFSLALLLTVLTIPLLWTALTSYGNQWKAENKNGLVILTKLLPAVAVVVAFFAIMESDLKAVQIAAAAVIGATVFVTFITLFMSLYHRIKVKKA
- a CDS encoding PadR family transcriptional regulator gives rise to the protein MKNNEQLTDSMFHIMAALTTPQHGYAIMNLIEETSNGIISIGPASMYTIIKKLLQNEWIYLYDDSDSRRKVYLLTQKGKNVLAEDLKIRKLMIQLAEKGLGEKG
- a CDS encoding patatin-like phospholipase family protein, yielding MQEVKDCSLILEGGTFRTVFTAGVLDALMEEQIKMPYIAAISAGAINAVSYMSNQPERTMRVLTTYRNDPRYMGMRNFLKEKSLFGLDFAYNIVPNQLDLFDWDAYYNYPGEVEFGLTNAYTGKVEYKSAHTMTKTCDILQATCAIPVLFPEIKIDNVPYYDGGLSDSIPIKRAIEKGYNKHLLILTREPGYIKSASKTNQWATKLFQKRYPRLAAAMRHRADMYNETMQYIAQKEIDQEAFIFKPDRAIKSFESKVDQMKANYEVGYEQAQKQMPELKAFLGII